The Candidatus Gracilibacteria bacterium genome has a window encoding:
- a CDS encoding thioredoxin family protein, whose translation MKNVPLALSVVCLGTSFFLAGCSLFNTPPTNTENISQEVAVTEPVADTTTPVAPNDAPKPDTGVAVGEQTNLAPTDTPRGIADGGLYLPYTPTALAQASDNIVLFFYASWSPSSIATHKDITDNKDKMPKNLTILQVNFDDATAMRQQYGVAEQNTFVQVTNTGELIKKWRGANSLDDIVQQIKE comes from the coding sequence ATGAAAAACGTTCCTCTTGCCCTCTCTGTAGTGTGTCTGGGTACCTCATTTTTTCTCGCAGGGTGTAGTCTGTTTAATACACCTCCCACTAATACCGAAAATATCTCTCAGGAGGTCGCCGTTACAGAGCCAGTAGCAGATACTACCACACCTGTCGCTCCAAACGATGCCCCAAAACCAGATACAGGTGTAGCTGTAGGAGAACAAACAAATCTCGCACCAACTGATACGCCTCGGGGAATCGCAGATGGTGGACTCTATCTTCCCTATACGCCGACTGCTCTTGCTCAGGCATCAGATAATATCGTACTTTTTTTCTATGCTAGCTGGTCACCCTCCAGTATTGCAACTCATAAAGATATCACTGATAATAAAGATAAAATGCCAAAAAATCTCACCATTTTACAAGTTAATTTTGATGATGCTACTGCCATGAGACAACAGTATTGAGTGGCAGAACAAAATACATTTGTACAAGTCACCAACACCGGCGAACTCATCAAGAAATGGAGGGGTGCCAACTCGCTCGATGACATTGTCCAACAAATCAAGGAATAA
- a CDS encoding thymidylate synthase, which translates to MKQYLQLLQHVMDHGVDRSDRTGTGTRSVFGYQFRCDLQAGFPLLTTKKVFTKGIIHELLWFLSGDTNIKYLVDNDVRIWNEWPFQAYLEKNNLAEKYPKYTPEWEEEMKNFIEKIKTDTDFAKQWGELGPVYGYQWRNFNGEGIDQIQKVIDTCKKNPNSRRNLVVAYNPAQADQMALPPCHSLFQFYIANNKLSCQLYQRSIDSFLGLPFNIASYSLLVHMIAQVCDLEVGEFIHTSGDLHIYHNHFDQVAEQLSRTPKTLPKLKINPDVKDIFGFRFEDFEIVDYDPYPAIKAPIAV; encoded by the coding sequence ATGAAACAATATCTCCAACTCCTCCAACATGTCATGGATCATGGCGTAGACCGATCCGACCGTACTGGTACGGGTACGCGAAGTGTTTTCTGATATCAATTTCGATGTGATTTACAGGCATGATTTCCTCTTCTGACAACCAAGAAAGTTTTTACGAAAGGCATTATTCATGAGCTCCTCTGGTTCCTCTCTGGTGATACCAATATCAAATACCTCGTGGACAATGATGTGAGAATCTGGAATGAATGGCCATTTCAGGCGTATCTCGAAAAAAATAATCTCGCAGAAAAATATCCAAAATATACTCCAGAATGGGAAGAAGAGATGAAAAATTTTATTGAAAAAATAAAAACTGATACCGATTTTGCGAAGCAATGGGGTGAGCTCTGACCCGTCTATGGTTACCAATGGAGAAATTTCAATGGCGAAGGCATTGATCAGATACAAAAAGTGATTGATACTTGCAAGAAAAATCCAAATAGTCGTCGCAATCTCGTCGTCGCTTATAACCCTGCGCAAGCTGACCAGATGGCTCTTCCTCCTTGTCATAGTCTTTTCCAATTTTACATCGCCAATAATAAACTCTCTTGCCAGCTGTATCAACGCTCTATTGATAGCTTCTTGGGTCTTCCCTTCAATATTGCTTCCTACTCTCTCCTCGTACATATGATAGCACAGGTATGTGATCTAGAAGTCGGTGAATTTATCCATACATCGGGCGATCTCCATATCTACCACAATCATTTTGACCAAGTTGCCGAGCAACTCTCTCGAACACCAAAAACACTTCCAAAACTAAAAATCAATCCAGATGTGAAAGATATTTTTTGATTCAGATTTGAAGACTTTGAAATAGTTGATTACGATCCGTATCCTGCGATTAAGGCACCAATTGCGGTTTAA
- the ligA gene encoding NAD-dependent DNA ligase LigA, whose protein sequence is MNDITSQYLAYTLENLHKEDIGALQELIQFHRKQYYEYEKPLISDEEFDRLYALLVAGEERFGILHESSSSPTQEVSRLEENHFTKAAHRHAMMSLDNTYNADDLVEFEKRIKRILDGDAESSRIIEYIVEYKFDGLGIALTYEGGRLTRALTRGDGIMGEDITLNALQINNIPQYIPTQQPLEVRGEIVMSRASFEKLNTKRLATGEKLFANPRNAASGSLRQLDPNITHERDLLFFAYSCPDLEEGHSTVKKYFDIIEELGKYGFQTSQQWQGGGLFFEKKHGIQPIIDMIHMMGKKPVCPFDIDGLVIKVNNLTLWETLGLTAHHPRSAISYKFPAEYARTRIKNIFHSVGRTGVITPVAQVEPVNVMGVVVKNATLHNYDEVVKKDLKIGDWVFIHRAGEVIPEIIAPITELRDGYETEILPPKQCPICQSETYREGEKIALLCSNLHCPARESQALEWFVSKHGVDIDGFGPKQIELFRELGWVTDIASIYDLRDHQEELLTIEGYKQKSVDNLIQAIEAKRTLPVEKVIASLGIPGVGKRTAKLLAPLFQSQEDVLAFSKTPEELEVIKDIGPETARSICEYFGTHRVLLQRLVERIQIVYAPQKEESIGILSGKTFCVTGTFVLSRDEIHALIEKHGGEVRTAVSGNLDYLIAGDNAGSKKEKAQSLGVTVLDWGEFERLVQV, encoded by the coding sequence ATGAATGATATCACGTCTCAATACTTGGCATATACCCTAGAAAATCTTCATAAAGAAGATATAGGGGCCCTTCAGGAATTGATACAATTTCACAGAAAACAATATTATGAATACGAAAAACCTCTTATTAGCGATGAGGAATTTGATCGGCTCTATGCGCTACTGGTAGCAGGAGAAGAACGATTTGGGATTCTGCATGAATCATCCTCCAGTCCTACTCAAGAAGTAAGTCGTCTTGAGGAAAATCATTTTACCAAAGCAGCTCATCGACACGCCATGATGTCTCTGGATAATACGTATAATGCGGATGATCTCGTCGAATTTGAAAAAAGAATCAAACGCATTCTCGATGGTGACGCAGAATCATCTCGGATAATCGAATATATCGTTGAATATAAATTTGATGGACTCGGTATTGCTTTGACATATGAGGGATGAAGACTTACACGGGCTTTGACTCGTGGAGATGGAATAATGGGGGAAGATATCACTCTTAATGCTCTTCAAATCAACAATATTCCCCAATATATTCCTACACAACAACCTCTTGAGGTACGGGGAGAGATAGTAATGTCTCGCGCATCATTTGAAAAACTAAATACCAAAAGATTAGCCACCGGAGAAAAGCTCTTTGCTAATCCACGAAATGCAGCCAGTGGGAGTCTTCGTCAGCTCGATCCAAACATTACTCATGAGCGAGATTTACTCTTTTTTGCATATAGCTGCCCCGATCTAGAGGAAGGGCATAGCACAGTGAAAAAATATTTTGATATTATAGAAGAGCTATGAAAATATGGATTCCAAACCTCTCAGCAGTGGCAGTGATGAGGATTATTTTTTGAAAAGAAACACTGAATTCAGCCCATCATAGATATGATTCATATGATGGGGAAGAAGCCAGTATGTCCTTTTGATATCGATGGATTAGTAATCAAGGTAAACAATCTCACTCTCTGGGAGACGCTAGGGCTTACGGCTCATCATCCGAGATCGGCAATTTCTTACAAGTTTCCAGCTGAGTATGCTCGTACCAGAATCAAGAATATCTTTCATTCAGTTGGAAGAACTGGCGTCATTACCCCAGTAGCACAAGTAGAACCAGTCAATGTGATGGGCGTCGTGGTCAAGAATGCTACGTTGCATAACTATGATGAGGTAGTAAAAAAAGATCTCAAAATAGGGGACTGGGTTTTTATTCATCGAGCTGGAGAAGTGATTCCTGAAATTATCGCACCCATTACAGAGCTACGGGATGGATATGAAACTGAGATACTCCCTCCAAAACAATGTCCAATATGTCAATCAGAAACATATAGGGAAGGGGAGAAGATAGCACTTCTCTGTAGCAACCTCCATTGTCCCGCTCGGGAATCACAAGCGCTTGAATGGTTTGTCAGCAAACATGGTGTGGATATCGATGGATTCGGACCAAAACAAATAGAGCTTTTTCGTGAACTTGGATGGGTAACAGACATTGCTTCGATTTATGATCTCAGAGATCACCAGGAAGAACTTCTTACCATAGAGTGATATAAACAAAAATCAGTCGATAATCTCATACAAGCTATCGAGGCAAAACGGACACTGCCAGTAGAAAAAGTCATTGCCTCCCTAGGGATACCGTGAGTAGGGAAAAGAACAGCGAAATTGCTTGCACCTCTTTTTCAAAGTCAGGAAGATGTTCTTGCATTTTCAAAAACTCCCGAAGAACTTGAGGTCATAAAAGATATAGGGCCAGAAACCGCTCGATCAATTTGTGAATATTTTGGGACACACAGGGTGCTTCTCCAGAGACTTGTCGAGAGAATTCAGATAGTCTATGCACCACAGAAAGAAGAATCAATAGGAATATTATCAGGAAAAACTTTTTGTGTAACGGGTACGTTTGTCCTTTCTCGTGATGAGATCCACGCCCTGATTGAGAAACACGGGGGA